One genomic window of Choloepus didactylus isolate mChoDid1 chromosome 27, mChoDid1.pri, whole genome shotgun sequence includes the following:
- the SCAF1 gene encoding LOW QUALITY PROTEIN: splicing factor, arginine/serine-rich 19 (The sequence of the model RefSeq protein was modified relative to this genomic sequence to represent the inferred CDS: inserted 1 base in 1 codon), with product MEEEEESRGKTEESGEDRGDGPPDRDPTISPSAFILWAIQQALGSSLQGDLPNEKDGSRGHGLRWRRCRSPRSEPRTQESGGTDTAAVVDVAADGFLAGLVSVPDPPDTWVPSRLDLQPGESEDMLELVAEVRIGDRDAIPLPVPSLLPRLRAWRTSKTVSPQPHSSRPACARHLLTLGTGDGGPAPRPAPSSASSSPSPSPSSSSPSPPPPPPPPAPPAPPAPRFDIYDPFHPTDEAYSPPPAPEQKYDPFEPTGSNPSSSAGTPSPDEEEEEEEEEEEEEEEEEGLSQSISRISETLAGIYDDNSLSQDFPGDESPRPDPQPPQPAPAPGTPPQADSTRAEGAPRRRVFVVGTEAEACREGTVAVEVVTAGGAAFPPALPPPADSEIEEGEIVQPEEEPRAALTSLFRPGSRVPRPPPTATAAPAAPPPPPPAARAPEGDDFLSLHAESDGEGALQVDLGDPAPAPPPADTRWGGLDLRRKILTQRRERYRQRSPSPAXPPAAAAAAGPPARKKAKREHKRGGGEPKEAAPPGGAQPAPPAPAAAWDSKKHRSRDRKPGSHASSSSRRRSRSRSARRRSRSRSNERRRGGSRRSRSREKRRRRRRSASPPPATSSSSSSRRERHRGKHRDGGGKKKKKRSRSRGEKRSGGGGDKASAPAPQPLGSAAGGERDSRRRGAVPPSIQDLTDHDLFAIKRTITVGRPDKADPRGSSPAPTSSPKREVMYDSEGLSSEEQGGKGGEKDRRRAGAASSSSSSREKGSRRKALDGGDRDRDRSSKKARPPKEAAPSSGPPPKPPVSSGSGSSSSSSSCSSRKVKLQSKVAVLIREGVSSTTPAKEAASAGLGSIGVKFSRDRESRSPFLKPDERAPAELAKAAPGSTKPKKTKVKAKAGAKKAKGTKGKTKPSKTRKKVRSGGSGGGSGPGMLKKSKADSCSQAAGVKGAEETWSGEERAAKAPSTPPPKAAPPPPALTPDSQTVDSSCKTPEVSFLPEEAIEEVGGRGGVEEEEEEEEEEEEEEQQPATTTATSTAAAAPSAAPSAGSTAGDSGAEDGPAPRVSQLPTLPPPMPWNLPAGVDCTTSGVLALTALLFKMEEANLASRAKAQELIQATNQILSHRKPPSSLGVTPAPLPPALGLPSGPSGYLLPGSLPLGGCGSTPPTPTGLATASDKREGSSSSEGRGDTDKYLKKLHTQERAVEEVKLAIKPYYQKKDITKEEYKDILRKAVHKICHSKSGEINPVKVSNLVRAYVQRYRYFRKHGRKPGDPPGAPRPSKEPGPPDKGGPGLPLPPL from the exons atggaggaggaggaggagtctCGAGGGAAGACAGAGGAGTCAGGCGAGGATCGGGGTGACGGTCCGCCAGACAGAGACCCCACAATTTCCCCGTCCGCTTTCATCCTG TGGGCCATTCAGCAGGCGCTGGGAAGCTCCCTGCAGGGGGATCTGCCGAATGAGAAAG ATGGCTCTCGGGGTCATGGCCTTCGATGGCGGCGCTGCCGGAGCCCACGGTCAGAGCCCCGCACCCAGGAATCAGGGGGCACTGACACAGCTGCT GTGGTGGATGTGGCCGCAGACGGCTTCCTTGCGGGGCTGGTGAGCGTCCCGGATCCCCCGGACACCTGGGTCCCCAGCCGCCTGGACCTGCAGCCTGGCGA AAGCGAGGACATGCTGGAGCTGGTGGCCGAGGTCCGAATTGGAGACAGGGACGCCATCCCCCTGCCAGTGCCCAGCCTGCTGCCCCGTCTCAGGGCCTGGAGGACGAGCAAAACTG TGTCTCCGCAGCCCCACTCTTCTCGACCCGCCTGTGCCCGCCACCTCCTCACCTTGGGCACTGGAGACGGGGGccctgccccccgccccgccccctcctcGGCGTCCTCCTCACCTTCTCCGTCCCCCTCGTCATCCTCCCCgtccccacctccccccccacctcccccggCCCCCCCGGCCCCCCCTGCGCCCCGATTCGACATCTACGACCCCTTCCACCCCACCGACGAGGCCTATTCCCCACCGCCCGCTCCGGAGCAGAAGTACGACCCCTTCGAGCCCACCGGCTCCAACCCCAGCTCCTCAGCTGGGACCCCCTCGCctgatgaggaggaagaggaggaggaagaagaggaggaggaggaggaggaggaggaaggcctGTCCCAGAGCATCAGCCGCATCTCAGAGACGCTGGCGGGCATCTACGACGACAACAGCCTGAGCCAGGACTTCCCAGGTGACGAGAGCCCCCGCCCGGACCCCCAGCCCCCGCAGCCAGCGCCGGCCCCTGGGACCCCGCCCCAGGCCGACTCCACCCGGGCCGAAGGAGCCCCCCGCCGGCGCGTCTTCGTGGTGGGCACGGAGGCGGAGGCCTGCCGGGAGGGCACAGTGGCCGTGGAGGTGGTGACGGCCGGCGGCGCCGCCTTCCCGCCCGCCCTGCCGCCGCCCGCCGACTCGGAGATCGAGGAGGGCGAGATCGTGCAGCCCGAGGAGGAGCCCCGGGCCGCCCTCACCTCGCTTTTCCGGCCGGGCAGCCGGGTGCCTCGGCCGCCCCCCACCGCCACGGCCGCCCCCGcggccccgccgccgccgccccccgcCGCGCGGGCCCCCGAGGGCGACGACTTCCTGTCTCTGCACGCGGAGTCGGACGGGGAGGGGGCCCTGCAGGTGGACCTCGGGGACCCCGCGCCCGCCCCGCCGCCCGCCGACACCCGCTGGGGCGGCCTGGACCTGCGCCGCAAGATCCTCACGCAGCGGCGGGAGCGCTACCGCCAGCGCTCGCCCTCCCCGG GCCcccctgccgccgccgccgccgcggggcCGCCCGCCCGCAAGAAGGCCAAGCGCGAGCACAAGCGCGGCGGCGGGGAGCCCAAGGAGGCCGCGCCCCCCGGCGGCGCCCAGCCCGCCCCGCCGGCCCCCGCCGCCGCCTGGGACTCCAAGAAGCACCGCTCCCGGGACCGCAAGCCCGGCTCGCACGCCTCATCCTCCTCCCGCCGCCGCTCCCGCTCGCGCTCCGCCCGCCGCCGCTCCCGCTCCCGCAGCAATGAGCGCCGCCGCGGGGGCAGCCGGAGGTCCCGGTCCCGGGagaagcggcggcggcggcggcgctcaGCCTCCCCGCCCCCGGCCACCTCCTCGTCGTCGTCCTCCAGGCGCGAGCGGCACCGCGGCAAGCACCGGGACGGCGGcggcaagaagaaaaagaagcggTCGCGGTCGCGGGGCGAGAAGCGGTCAGGGGGTGGTGGGGACAAGGCCTCGGCGCCCGCCCCGCAGCCCCTGGGCTCTGCCGCTGGCGGGGAGCGGGACAGCCGTCGGCGGGGGGCCGTGCCCCCCTCCATCCAGGACCTCACGGACCACGACCTTTTCGCCATCAAGCGGACCATCACGGTGGGCCGGCCTGACAAGGCCGACCCCCGGGGCTCCTCGCCCGCCCCCACCTCCTCGCCCAAGCGCGAGGTCATGTACGACTCCGAGGGCCTGAGCAGCGAGGAGCAGGGCGGCAAGGGCGGCGAGAAGGACCGGCGCCGGGCGGGAGCTGCCTCCTCGTCCTCTTCCTCCCGGGAGAAGGGGTCACGGCGGAAGGCATTGGACGGGGGCGACCGGGACAGGGACAGGTCCTCTAAGAAAGCCCGGCCCCCCAAGGAGGCAGCACCCTCCTCGGGGCCCCCACCAAAGCCCCCGGTCAGCAGCGGCTCGGGTTCCTCGTCCTCGTCGTCCTCCTGCTCCTCCCGGAAGGTGAAGCTGCAGTCCAAGGTGGCGGTGCTGATCCGCGAGGGGGTCAGCAGCACCACGCCTGCCAAGGAGGCTGCGTCTGCCGGCCTGGGCTCCATCGGAGTCAAGTTCAGCCGCGACCGTGAGAGCCGTTCTCCCTTCCTCAAGCCTGATGAGCGGGCCCCGGCCGAGCTGGCCAAAGCGGCTCCGGGCAGCACCAAACCCAAAAAGACCAAGGTCAAAGCCAAGGCTGGGGCCAAGAAAGCCAAGGGGACCAAGGGGAAGACCAAGCCGTCCAAGACCAGGAAAAAGGTGCGGAGCGGCGGGAGCGGCGGGGGCAGCGGCCCCGGGATGCTGAAGAAGTCTAAGGCGGACAGCTGCAGCCAGGCAGCCGGGGTCAAGGGCGCCGAGGAGACCTGGTCTGGCGAGGAGCGGGCGGCCAAGGCCCCCAGCACCCCGCCCCCCAAGGCAGCCCCTCCGCCCCCGGCACTCACCCCGGACTCACAGACTGTGGACAGCAGCTGCAAGACGCCTGAGGTCTCCTTCCTGCCCGAGGAAGCCATCGAGGAGGTCGGGGGTCGTggtggggtggaggaggaggaggaggaagaagaggaggaggaggaggaggagcagcagcctgccaccaccactgccaccagcACCGCCGCAGCTGCCCCAAGCGCTGCCCCGAGTGCAGGCTCCACCGCTGGTGACTCGGGGGCAGAGGACGGGCCGGCCCCCCGTGTCTCCCAGCTGCCCACGCTGCCCCCTCCCATGCCCTGGAACCTGCCGGCCGGTGTGGACTGCACCACCAGTGGCGTCCTGGCCT TGACTGCACTGCTCTTCAAGATGGAAGAAGCCAATCTGGCCAGCCGAGCAAAGGCCCAGGAGCTGATCCAGGCCACCAACCAG ATCCTCAGCCACAGGAAGCCCCCCTCAAGTCTGGGGGTGACACCGGCCCCCCTGCCTCCTGCTCTGGGTCTGCCCTCTGGCCCCTCCGGCTACCTGCTTCCTGGCAGCCTACCCCTGGGGGGCTGCGGCTcaactcctcccacccccacggGGCTGGCCACAGCGTCTGACAAGAGAGAAGGCAGCAGCAGCTCCGAAGGACGGGGGGACACAGACAAG TATCTGAAGAAACTGCACACGCAGGAGCGGGCAGTGGAGGAGGTGAAGCTGGCCATCAAGCCGTACTACCAGAAAAAGGACATCACCAAGGAGGAGTACAAAGACATCCTAAGGAAGGCCGTCCACAAG ATCTGCCACAGCAAAAGCGGGGAGATCAACCCCGTGAAGGTGAGCAACTTGGTGCGTGCCTATGTTCAGCGCTACCGCTACTTCCGCAAGCACGGCCGCAAGCCTGGGGACCCCCCAGGGGCCCCACGGCCGTCCAAGGAGCCAGGGCCCCCCGACAAGGGTGGTCCgggcctgcccctgccccctctcTGA